The genome window TGCCATGGAGGATGGGCTGCGTTTTGCGATCCGTGAAGGCGGCCGGACTGTTGGTGCCGGGGTCGTCAGCGAGATTATTGAATAACGACGGCTGGCCATAAACGGGGAATGATAGAGGAAACACGGAGTAGGTGAAGATGACCATTACCAACCAGAAAATCAGAATCAGATTGAAGGCTTACGATCATAAAATTCTTGATCAGTCGGTCCTTGAGATTGTCAATACGGCGAAAAGAACCGGAGCCAGGATTGCCGGCCCGATTGTGTTGCCGACCAGTATAAACAAGTATTGTGTCCTGCGTTCCCCCCATGTCAATAAGAAATCTCGTGAGCAGTTCGAGGTGCGGACCCATAAGCGCCTTATTGATATCGTCGAGCCGACCCAGCAGACTGTTGATGCGCTGATGAAGCTGGATTTGTCCGCCGGGGTAGATGTTGAGATAAAACTGTAAGGGCAGGCTGCGTTAGTCTGCGGACGGGTTGAGGATAGAGTGATGGCCCAGATAAAGGGACTGTTAGGTAAAAAGATTGGTATGACCCAGATTTTTAATGAGCTGGGTGAGGAGATCCCGGTAACCGTGGTCAAGGTTGGCCCTTGTACGGTGGTCCAGATCAAGCGTGATGCCAAAGATGGCTATAACGCTGTGCAGCTCGGCTTTGATGAAAAGAAGCTGCAGTTGGCCATAAAGCCTGAAATCGGACATTGTGCCAAGGCCGGCAAAGGGGTTTTTCGCACCCTTAAGGAAGTCAAGGTCGACAACCCCGATGACTATCAGGTGGGTGACCAGCTGAGTGCCGAGATGTTTGCCACCGGTGATCTTGTTCATATCAGCGGTACCAGCAAGGGTAAAGGCTTTGCCGGGGTTATGAAGCGCTGGGGGTTCAGGGGTGCCGGTGCTTCCCATGGCGTCCATAAGGTCCATCGTTCGGGTGGCTCGGTGGGGACTTCCGCCTGGCCGGCCCGGGTTTGGAAAGGCAAGAAAATGGCCGGCATGCTGGGTGACCAGACGGTGACCATGAAAAACCTGACGGTTATCGGTGTTCGTCCGGAGCAGGGCTTGCTGCTTATCAAAGGTGGCGTTCCGGGCAGCAAAAATGGCGTTCTGTTTATTAAAAAAGTGCAATAATTAAGGCAGTTGGTGGAGTATCCCATGGCCGTTGTTGATCTGTACAATATGAAAAAGGAAAAAGTTGGCGAGGTCGAGCTGTCCGAGGCAATATTCAATGCTGAAGTCAAGGAGCACCTCATCCAGGAGATGGTCATCTGGCAGCTGGCCAAACGTCGCAGTGGTACGGCGGCGGTTAAGAGCCGCTCGCAGGTTCGCGGCGGCGGCGCCAAGCCCTGGCGCCAGAAGGGATCTGGACGGGCCCGCAGTGGTACCAGCCGGTCACCCATTTGGCGGAGCGGCGGCGTTGTTTTTGGCCCCCAGCCGCGCAGCTACGACTATAAACTGCCCAAGAAGGTGAAGCGGCAGGCTTTGATCTCGGTGTTGACCCAGAAGCACCTGCAGGGGAAACTGCTGGTGCTGGATGCTTTTGCCATTGATGAGATCAAGACCAAAACCGTTGCAGAGATGCTGTCTACTTTCGGGGTCAGCAGCGCCATGCTGGTCTGCGATGACAACCGCAACCTTGCCTTGTCGGCCCGCAACCTCCCCCGGGTGATGACCGTTGGTCATCGGGGTGTAAACGTCTATGACCTCATGAAGCATGATCATCTGCTGATTTCGGCAGATGCCCTTGCCAGCATCCAGGGAGCATTGGTACAATGAAAAAATCAGCATACTATGATTTGATTCGCTATCCCATGCTGACGGAAAAGACCATGGAAGCGAAGGAAGCCCACAATCAGTACGCCTTTGCTGTCGACCGCCAGGCTAATAAAGTGGAAATTAAAAAGGCGGTTGAAGCCCTTTTCAAAGTCAAGGTGCAGTCGGTTCGCACCCAGATGGTGAGGGGCAAAGTGAAACGGGTCGGCCGCAACATGGGCAAACGGCCAGACTGGAAAAAGGCTGTGGTTACCTTGCTGCCTGAGCAGAAGATAGAGTTTTTTGAGGGCGTGTAGGGCGCTGGCAGTTCGATCGGTTGTTAAGGAGAGTGGCAGATGGCATTGAAAAAATATAAACCAACATCACCGGGAAAGCGGTTCCAGACGTCATCCAGTTTTGATGAAATCACCAAAACGACGCCGGAAAAATCGCTGCTGGAACCGTTGAACAGCAAAGCCGGCAGGAATAATGCCGGCCGGATTACCGTCCGTCACCGCGGCGGCGGGGTGCGGCGCAAGTATCGGTTGATCGATTTCAAGCGCTGCAAGGATAATATCCCGGCGACCGTTACGGCCATTGAGTACGATCCGAACCGCTCGGCCCGGTTGGCGCTGCTTCAGTATGCCGATGGTGAGAAACGCTACATCCTGGCACCGCTGAAAATTAAGGTTGGCGACCAGGTTGAGTCGGGCGAAAATGTCGATATCAAGCCGGGCAACTGCCTGCCCCTGAAAAATATCCCACTGGGCAGCATCATTCATAATATTGAGCTGAAGATCGGCAAGGGTGCCCAGATGGTGCGCAGCGGCGGCAGCTATGCCCAGTTGATGGCCAAAGAGGGAACCCAGGTACAGGTCAAACTGCCGTCCGGTGAGGTTCGTCTGGTGCACCATCTGTGTCGGGCCACCCTTGGCCAGCTGGCCAATATCGAACATGAAAACATCTCCATCGGCAAGGCTGGCCGCAGCCGCTGGCTGGGACGTCGTCCCTCTGTTCGAGGTGTGGCCATGAATCCGGTTGATCATCCCCATGGCGGCGGTGAGGGGAAATCATCGGGCGGCCGGCATCCGGTTACCCCCTGGGGCGTGCCCACCAAGGGTCACAAAACCCGGAATAACAAGGCAACTGACAAGCAGATAGTTAAACGGCGCAAATAACCAGTGACAGCGGGGTTATGGCTGCCAGCTCTTGATTGAGGAGGATTTCGTGGCGCGTTCAGTACATAAAGGTCCCTTTATTGATGCTCACCTGCTGACCAAGGTGGAAAAGCTGGTCAACAGCAATAATAAGATGATCAAAACCTGGTCCCGGCGGTCGACGATTATTCCGGAGATGGTTGGCTATACCATTGCGGTCCACAACGGACGCAAGTTTATTCCGGTGTTTGTTACCGAGGAGATGGTGGGCCACAAGCTGGGAGAGTTTGCCCCCACCAGAACTTACTACGGGCATGCTGCCGATAAAAAATCCAAGGTGCGGCGGTAATCCGTTCTAGAACAACACAAGGAGTTGTCCATGCAAGTACAAGCACGCCTTCGCCATTATCGGGCGTCTGCCCGCAAGGTTCGTCTGGTTACCGATATGGTAAAAGGGATGGACGTGGCCCGGGCCATTGAAACTCTGCGGTTTACCCAGAAGAAATCTGCGGCTGCCGTAATGAAATTGTTGCAATCCGCGGTTGCCAATGCTGATCAGCAGGGGACGGTGGATGTTGATGCCCTGTATGTTCATAATGCTTATGTCGATGAAGGTCCCACCCTGCGCCGTTTTCAACCCCGGGCCATGGGACGGGCCAACCGGATACGCAAACGTACCAGCCACATTACCGTCATCTTGGATGATGAGCGCTAACAACCAGTAAAACCCGTGAGAGGAGTTGGAACTTGGGACAGAAAGTTAACCCCATAGGCTTTCGCTTAGGTATTGTCAAAACATGGAGTTCTCGTTGGTACGCCGACAAGGACTTTAAAACGTTCCTCCATGAAGATCTGCGGCTGAAGAAGTACCTCAAGAAGAAGATGTACCACGCCGGGATTTCCAAGATTGAGATTGAACGGGCAGCCAAGCGTATCCGGATCAATATCTTTGCCGCCCGTCCCGGGATTATCATCGGGAAGAAGGGGTCGGAGATCGAGACGCTGAAAAAAGAGCTCCAGAAGCTGACCACCGGTGAGCTGTTTATCAATATCAATGAGGTGAAACGGCCGGAAACTGATGCCCAGCTGATTGCCGAAAATGTTGCCCTGCAACTGGAACGCCGGGTTGCCTTTCGTCGGGCGATCAAACGCAGCGTCGGCATGGCCATGAAGCTCGGTGTTAAAGGTGTCAAGGTGGCGGTTGCCGGGCGTCTGGGTGGTGCTGAAATAGCCCGTTCAGAATGGTATCGCGATGGTCGGGTGCCTCTGCATACGCTCCGGGCGGATATCGATTATGGGTTTGCGGAGGCAAACACCACCTATGGGATTATTGGTGTCAAGGTGTGGGTTTTTAAAGGTGAGATTGTTGCTCAGAAAGGTGAACTGGCCGCCGGCGCCTAATAATAGGGGCAGCGTCGGCTGGTAAGCACGGGAAGGTAGGATTCATGCCATGTTAATGCCTAAAAAGGTTAAATATAGAAAACAGCAGAAGGGACGCATCAAGGGCAACGCCAAGCGGGGTTCAAGTCTCTCATTCGGTGATTACGGTCTGCAGGCCCTGGAACCGGGACGGATTACCAACCGGCAGATCGAATCTGCCCGTATTGCCATCACCCGCTATATCAAGCGTGGCGGCAAGGTTTGGATACGTATCTTCCCTGACAAGCCGTTGACCAAAAAACCGGCTGAAGTGCGGATGGGAAAAGGGAAGGGCTCACCGGAAGAGTGGGTGGCAGTGGTGAAGCCCGGCAGAATGCTCTATGAAATGGAGGGGGTGGACCGCGAGCGGGCCATGGAAGCTCTCCGACTGGCAGCTCATAAGCTGCCCATCAGAACCAAAATGGTAGCGCGGGAGATGAGTAATGAAGGCTAAAGAGATCCGACTGTTGTCGCCAGAAGAGATGCAGCAGAAGGTGGAAGCATTATCACACGAGCTGTTCAATCTCCGTTTTCAGAAATCCAGCGGCCAGTTGCAGGATACGGCCAAGTTAAAGGAACTCAAACGGGACCGGGCTCGATTAAAAACGATCATCCGTGAACACGAGATCCAGGAATAAGGTGGAATGAGATGCAGGAAGCAAAACGACGCATAAAACGGACGATGGTTGGGGTGGTGGTCAGTGACAAGATGGACAAGACGGTAGTGGTCCGGGTGTCCGCCAAGGTGAAGCACCCGACCTATAAAAAGTATGTCCAGCAGAGTAAAAAATACAAGGCGCACGACGAAGTAAACCAGTGCAGCATTGGTGACAAGGTCCAGATTACTGAATGCCGGCCGCTGAGCAAGGACAAATGCTGGCGGATCAGCAAAGTGGTGGAAAAAGCTCTAGCTTAGCAATCGGTTGCCGTTTTCCGGCAGTAATAGCCGGGAGGGAGAAGGAAGATGATTCAGGTAGAAACTGTTCTCGATGCTGCTGATAATTCAGGGGCCAAAAAGGTGCAGTGCATTAAGGTTCTGGGCGGTTCACGGAAGCGATATGCTACGGTCGGCGATATTATCAAAGTGTCGGTAAAGGAGGCGGCTCCCAATTCCAAAGTGAAGAAGGGCGACGTCATGCAGGCGGTAGTGGTTCGTACGGCCAAGGAGATCCGGCGGAGCAACGGCAGCTACATCAAATTTGACTGCAATTCGGCGGTGCTGATTAATGCCCAGCAGGAGCCTATTGGCACCCGTATTTTCGGCCCGGTGGCCCGTGAACTGCGCGCCAAGCGCTTTATGAAAATTATTTCCCTGGCTCCGGAAGTTTTATAAGACCGAGAAATTGGAGACGTTGACAATGGCAACAGCACGGATAAAAAAAGGCGATAAGGTCATGGTTATCGCCGGCAAAGATAAAGAGAAAAGCGGCAAAGTAAAAAAAGTCGACTTTGAAAAACAGCGGGTTATCGTGGAGAAGCTTAATATCATCAAGCGCCACACGAAACCTGGGATGGGTACTCAGGGTGGCATTCTGGAGAAGGAAGCCTCCATCCACCTGTCCAATGTCATGATGTTCTGTGATAAATGTGATAAGCCGGTGCGGATCGGTTTTAAGACCTTGACTGACAAGTCAAAGGTCCGTTTCTGTAAAAGCTGTAACGAACTGCTGGATAAATAGTACGGATCAGGGAGGCGGGTTGGACGATGAGTGTCCTGAAAGATACATATATCAATGAAGTGGTTCCGGCGTTGACCAAACAGTTTGGTTATCGCAACTGCATGCAGGTGCCGCGGTTGGAAAAGGTTGTGGTCAATATGGGCCTTGGCGCCGCGGTGCAGAATATCAAGATTCTCGATTCTGCGGTGGAAGAACTGGCGGCCATTACCGGCCAGAAGCCGGTGATTACCAAGGCGCGCAAGTCGATCGCGTCCTTCAAATTGCGTGAAGGGATGCCCATTGGCTGCATGGTTACCCTGCGCCGGGATACCATGTACGAATTTCTCGAACGGCTGGTTGGCGTTGTTCTGCCCCGGATACGAGATTTCAAGGGAATCTCGGGCAAGGCGTTTGACGGCCGGGGCAATTATACTCTTGGACTTCGCGAGCAAACGGTGTTTCCCGAAATTGATCTGGAAAAAGTGGATACAGTCAAGGGGATGAATATTGTCGTGGTGAATACGGCCAAAACAGACGAAGAGGGGAAGGCCATGCTGACCATGCTTGGTTTTCCGTTCCGCAAATAACCTTGATTGGGGCAAGGGAGATATAGATGGCTAAGAAGTCAATGATGATCAAGGCGGTACGGCCGAAGAAATTCAAGGTTCGGGACCATAACCGTTGTCCACTGTGCGGCCGGCCACGGGGATACCTGCGTAAGTTTGATATGTGTCGTATCTGTTTTCGGAGCCTTTCATCCCAAGGTGAAATTCCCGGGGTCGTCAAATCAAGCTGGTAAGAAGGATAGAACATTATGTCGATGAATGATCTGCTTGCCGATCTGCTGACGCGGGTGCGCAATGCGCATATGGCAAAACACGAAAGTACGGATGTTATCTTTTCCCGGATGAATCAAAGCATTGCTGAGATTCTCAAAGAAGAGGGTTACATCAAGAATGTCAAGGTGATAAAAGACGGCAAAACCTACGGAGTCTTGCGTCTTTATCTGAAATATGATGACCAGGGCAAGCCGGTGATCTCCGGGTTGCGGCGGGAAAGCAAGCCCGGGTTGCGGAAATATGTTGGAGCTGATCAAATTCCCCCTATTCTTAATGGGTTGGGGATTGCTGTTCTGTCAACCTCGAAAGGGGTCATTACCGGAGAGCAGGCCAGAAAGCTCAATGTTGGCGGAGAATTTCTCTGCTCAGTCTGGTAGTCGTCGTTTCATGTGGTAAGGAGATAAACCATGTCCCGCATTGGTAAACAACCAATTCCCCTGGCTCAGGGGGTAGAAGTGCAGATTCAAGATGGGGCCGTTGTCGTCAAAGGACCGAAGGGTGAGTTGCGCCAGTCCCTGGTGGAGCGCGTTCAGGTGGCGGTGGAGGACAATGCTGTTGTTGTTACCCGGCAGAGCGATGACCGGCGGTCCCGGTCGTTCCATGGGTTGATGCGCGCCTTGATTGCCAATATGGTTACCGGGGTTTCCACCGGGTTCACCAAAACGCTGGAGCTCAACGGTGTCGGTTATCGGGCCGAAGTCAGCGGTGATGTTCTGAATATGAACCTGGGGTTTGCCCATCCCATTAACTGCCCCATCCCTGATGGGATTGCCGTCTCGGTGGAGCGGGAAAAAATTACCGTTCAGGGTATTGACAAACAGCAGGTTGGTGCTGTGGCCGCCAAAATCAGAGGGTATCGGCCGGTTGAACCCTACAAGGGCAAAGGCATTAAGTACGCTAATGAACGCGTTCTGCGTAAAGCCGGTAAAGCCGGGAAATAGATGTGAGGTGTGGTGGTGAACAGGATTAAAAAACGCAGCCAGCTGCGGGCTAAAAAAAAGATCAAGATCAGAAGTCGGATATCCGGCCAGGGAGATTGTCCGCGGCTTTCCGTTTACCGATCTGCCAGCCATATCTATGTGCAGGCGATTGATGACCTGGCGGGTCGGACTCTGGCCAGTGCCGGGACAACGGAACGGGATTTTACCGATGCCAATGGCGGCAATGTCAAGGCGGCCCAGCAGGTGGGGAAGCTGATTGCCGGCCGTCTGCTTGAACTGGGGATCAAGAACGTGGTTTTCGACCGGAATGGTTTTTTGTATCATGGCCGGGTGAAGGCGCTAGCCGATGCCGCGCGGGAAACCGGGCTGCAGTTTTAGCAGGGGTCGACGGTAGAGCGTACTACCGTGTAAACAAAAAGAGCAATCTGGACGGATAACGTCGGAAAGTCAGGGGAGGTAGATTGTTGGACACTGCCAGAGTCGGAGAGGTTGAACTGATCGATCGAGTGGTCAAGATTAACCGGGTGGCCAAGGTTGTTAAGGGTGGCCGTCGTTTTAGTTTTAGTGCGTTGGTTGTTGTTGGTGATGGCCATGGCCGGGTTGGTTTTGGCCTCGGCAAGGCGAATGAGGTTCCCGAAGCGGTTCGTAAAGGTGCCGAAGCGGCTCGCCGGACCATGGTGAAGGTTTCCATGCTGGGGACCACCATTCCTTTTCAGGTTACCGGTCACTATGGGGCCGGCAGAGTGCTTTTGCGGCCTGCATCCCCCGGAACCGGGGTTATTGCTGGCGGCGCGGTACGGGCGGTACTGGAATCAGCCGGCATTAAGGATATCCTGACCAAGTGTCTTGGTTCAAATAATCCTCATAACGCGGTGCGGGCTACCATTGAGGGCCTGTTGCAGCTGAAAACAGCGGCGGATGTTTCTCGCAATCGCAATAAGCCGGTGAACGTTGCCTCGTAAGGTTGATCGGCAGACTAACAGCTAGTGCAAGGTGTAAGGGTATGTTGAAAATAACACTGAAAAAAAGTTGTGCCGGCCGGCTGAAAAAGCATGTGGCGACGGCCCAGGCTCTGGGATTGCGGCGGATCAGACAAAGCGTTATCCATCGGGAAACGCCGCAGATCAGGGGAATGGTTGACAGTATCTCCTATCTGGTTGACGTCGAACAGCTGCCGGATGCGGAATAAGTTATAGACAGTTGCAATAGTGATCCTGAGGTGAGAGGATACCATGGTTGAATTAGCGAATTTAGGTAAAAATCCCGGAGCCGGCAGTAAGCGAAAGAGAATCGGCCGGGGAACTGGTTCCGGTTATCATAAAACCGCCGGCCGGGGACATAAAGGACAGAAATCACGTTCCGGCGGGACCATTCCTGTCTGGTTTGAGGGGGGACAGATGCCCCTGCAGCGCCGGTTGCCAAAACGGGGCTTCAACAACATTTTCCGTACTGAATATGAGATTCTCAATGTTCACCAGCTGAATTGCTTTCAGGATGGTGATATTGTTGATCTGGCGGCCCTGCAGGCGAACGGTTTGGTGCGCAAAAGCAGCTCGCTGGTGAAAGTCCTTGGCAACGGACTGTTGAGTAGAAAAATAACGGTTAAAGTGCACAAATTCAGTGCGACGGCCCGGGACAAGATTGTTCAGGCCGGAGGTCAGGCTGAGGAGATCTCCCTTGCTTAAAGGAATGGAGAATATCGGCAGCATCCCTGAGCTGCAGCGGAAGATCGGCTGGACCTTTTTCCTACTGTTTATCTATCGTGTCGGTATTCATGTCCCCACTCCGGGTATTGACGGCCAGGCCCTGGCATCTTTTTTTGCCGAGGCCAAAGGGACTCTGCTGGGCATGTTCGATATGTTTGCCGGTGGTGGCCTGAGCCGGTTGTCGGTATTTTCCCTCGGGATTATGCCCTATATCAGTGCTTCAATTATCATTGAACTGCTGGCCATGGTCATTCCCACCCTTGAGCGTTTGAAGAAGGAAGGGGAAGCCGGTCGGCGGAAGATTGTCACCTATACCCGCTATGGCACCATCCTGCTGAGTACGGTACAGAGTTTTGGTATTGCTGTAGGTCTAGAAAGCATGCAGGGACCGGCGGGGGAGATGGTGGTTATGTTTCCCGGCTGGGGGTTCCGTCTACTGACGGTGATTACCCTGACCAGTGGCACTGCTTTTATCATGTGGATCGGTGAGCAGATTACCGAACGGGGGATCGGCAATGGCATTTCGCTGATCATTTTTGCCGGAATTGTTGCCCGGACCCCGGCGGCGGTAATCAATACCATCAGGCTGATAAAAACAGGTGAAATGAGTGTTTTTGTCATGCTGATGCTGCTGGTGCTGATGACCGCGGTGGTGGCGATTATTGTTTTTGTTGAAACCGGGCAGCGGCGTGTGCCGATCCAGTATGCCAAGCGGGTGGTGGGCCGCAAAATGTACGGCGGCCAGAGTACCCATCTGCCCATTAAAGTCAATACGGCTGGGGTTATACCGCCCATTTTTGCGTCATCAATTATTATGTTTCCGGCTACCATTGCCAACTTTATCGATCTGCCGATCATGAAAAAAGTTTCGGCCCTTTTCATGCCGTCAACCATTACCTATAACCTTTTTTATGTTGCCCTGATCTTCGCCTTCTGCTACTTCTACACGGCTGTGACCTTCAAGCCCGATGATGTGGCTGATAATCTGAAAAAATACGGCGGCTATGTGCCTGGCATCCGGCCGGGCAAAAAAACTGCTGAATACCTTGATCGTATCCTGACCCGCCTGACCTTCTGGGGGGCGGTCTATGTCAGCGTCGTCTGCGTGCTGCCGATGATTTTTATCGGCAAGTTTAATGTCCCGTTCTATTTTGGTGGTACCGCCCTGTTGATTATAGTCGGGGTTGGCATTGATACGATTCAGCAGATCCAGTCGCACCTGATTGTCCGCAACTATGACGGGCTGATGAAAAAAGGAGCTCGTGGCCGCCGGTAAGAATGATTATTGGCTCGGCGCTGAGCTGTAGATAGACCAATTAGAGGCTAAAAAAAGGAGGGAAGGGCATGAACTTGATTTTGTTGGGACCTCCCGGGGCCGGCAAGGGCACCCAGGCAAAAAAAATGGTCGATCAGCTGAAGATCCCGCAGATTTCCACTGGCGATATTCTCCGCGCTGCTGTTAAAGACGGCACCCCGATGGGGATTGAGGCCAAAAAGTATATGGACGCCGGTCAGTTGGTTCCCGATGAGGTGGTTATCGGCATCATTGCCGATCGCATCAAAGAGAGTGACTGTGCCGCTGGTTACATCCTTGATGGGTTCCCCCGGACGGTTGCCCAGGCTGAAGCGTTGGAGAAGATGCTCAATACGATGAATCAGGACATTGACCATGTGGTTAGTATTGACGTCCCTGATGGCGATCTTCTGGCCCGTTTGACCGGCCGACGTATGTGTTCCTGTGGTGCCAGCTTCCATGTCATGTTTAATAAACCGAAAAAAGAAGGTGTCTGTGATCTGTGTGGTGGAGCCCTGTACCATCGTGACGATGACCGGGAGGAAGCAATCACCGAACGACTGGTCAACTACCATAAACAGACAGCACCGTTGATTGAGTTCTATTCCAACAGGGATAAGGTTCGGCCCATTCCGGGTACCGGAAGTGTTGATGATATCTTTGCTGCGATAATGAATGCCGTTACATGATTACCCTGCGCTCGAGGCGCGAGATTGAAAAGATCCGGGCGGCAAACCAGATTGTTGCTGAAGTCCTGGAGCGTCTGCGGGAAGCAGTACAACCGGGAATATCAACCCTCGAGCTTGATGCCATCACCGAGAAGCTGATTCGCGAACGCGGTGGCACACCCGCTTTCAAGGGCTATGCCGGTTTTCCGGCCAGCCTCTGTGCCTCGGTCAATGAAGTTATTGTCCATGGCATTCCCCGTGCGGATATTATCTTAGCCGCCGGTGATATTATCAGTCTTGATGTGGGAGCCAAATTGCACGGCTATTACGGTGATGCAGCGATCACGGTGCCGGTGGGTGAGGTCAGTGACGCGGCCCGGAGATTAATGCAGGTAACCGAGGAATCTCTGGCTGAGGGTATCCAGGCTGCCTGGCCCGGTGAGCATCTCTTTACCGTCTCGGCGCGTATTCAGCGTTATGTGGAAGCACGTGGTTACAGTGTCGTCCGCGATTTTGTCGGTCATGGGATCGGCACCCAGCTCCATGAGTCGCCGCAGGTGCCCAACTTTGGCGTTGAGGGTACCGGGATACGCCTGAAAGCAGGCATGGTCATCGCCATTGAACCGATGGTCAATATGGGGACCCATGAAGTTGACGTCCTGGCTGACGGCTGGACTGCAGTGACCAGAGACCGGCTTTTATCGGCTCACTATGAACATACGATTGCCATTACGGATGGTGGACCGGAGATTTTGAGCAAAAGGTTATGATGGAGGTGTCGGATGGTGCTGGCACAACAATGGTGAGGAGATAATGGCAAAAAAAGAGGATGTTATCGAGGTGCAGGGAAAGGTGCTTGAAACCCTGCCGAATGCCATGTTCCGGGTTGAACTGGAAAACGGCCACCGGGTGCTGGCTCATATCTCCGGGAAAATGCGCATGCATTTTATTAAGATCCTCCCCGGCGATACGGTGACCATGGAATTATCTCCTTACGATCTGAGCCGGGGAAGGATTGTCTACCGGGCGAAGTAGTGGGTTCCAAAGATGAAGTGCGATGCTGTTATGGCATAGACGAGGCGGAGAGAAGAAATGAAAGTACGGGCATCGGTAAAAAAAATCTGCGACAGATGTAAAATAATCAAGCGGCGCGGAGTTGTCAGGGTGATCTGTGAAAACCCGAAACATAAACAGCGTCAGGGATAATGTAACCAGAGGAGGAACGGCAATTGGCTAGAATTGCAGGGGTAGTTTTACCGAATAAACGGATAGTGATCGCCCTTACCTATATCTATGGGGTTGGCAAAAGTCGGGCTCAGGCAGTACTTGATGCGGCTCAGGTCAGCCACGATATCCGTGCAGATCAGCTGCAGGATGATGAACTGGGACGTATTCGTGAAACCCTGGAGGGAACCTATAAAATTGAAGGCGACCTCCGACGGGAAATCAGTGGAAATATCAAACGGCTGATGGACATCGGCTGTTATCGCGGTTTGCGCCACCGCCGGTCACTGCCGGTTCGGGGACAGCGGACCAAAACCAACGCCAGAACCCGCAAAGGACCAGGCAGAAATCCGGTGGCCCGCAAGAAAAAATAGCAATCCACTCCCGAGGGGCTGCGAGATGGTAGAGCTGCCAGTCGCGGCAGCACGTTCGGGGGAGGATTGATTGCCATAGAAGACAACTGCTCTGCGGGGCAGAGATACTAAACATCGTCAGGGTTATCAGTGGTGGGGAGAAAAGATGGCCAAGCCAAAGAAAAAATCGGCAAAAGCAAAAGTTAAAAAGAATATTCCGGTGGGGGTAGCCCATATTCAAGCGACCTTTAATAATACGCAGGTTACGTTCACCGATATCAAGGGTAATGTGGTGGCCTGGGCAACGGCAGGAGTGGTCGGCTTCAAGGGATCACGGAAAAGTACGCCGTTTGCTGCCCGGCAGACCGCAGAAGAAGCCGCCCGGCGGGCAATGGATCATGGCATGCGCAGTGTCGACGTCCATGTGAAGGGTCCTGGGTCCGGGCGCGAATCGGCTATTCGGGCGATTCAGGCCGCCGGTTTAACCATTAATGTTATTCGCGATATAACGCCTATTCCGCATAACGGCTGTCGGCCGCCGAAGCGGAGAAGGGTCTAAGGAGGCTGTTTT of Candidatus Anaeroferrophillus wilburensis contains these proteins:
- the rpsM gene encoding 30S ribosomal protein S13, whose translation is MARIAGVVLPNKRIVIALTYIYGVGKSRAQAVLDAAQVSHDIRADQLQDDELGRIRETLEGTYKIEGDLRREISGNIKRLMDIGCYRGLRHRRSLPVRGQRTKTNARTRKGPGRNPVARKKK
- the rpmJ gene encoding 50S ribosomal protein L36; translation: MKVRASVKKICDRCKIIKRRGVVRVICENPKHKQRQG
- the map gene encoding type I methionyl aminopeptidase is translated as MITLRSRREIEKIRAANQIVAEVLERLREAVQPGISTLELDAITEKLIRERGGTPAFKGYAGFPASLCASVNEVIVHGIPRADIILAAGDIISLDVGAKLHGYYGDAAITVPVGEVSDAARRLMQVTEESLAEGIQAAWPGEHLFTVSARIQRYVEARGYSVVRDFVGHGIGTQLHESPQVPNFGVEGTGIRLKAGMVIAIEPMVNMGTHEVDVLADGWTAVTRDRLLSAHYEHTIAITDGGPEILSKRL
- the infA gene encoding translation initiation factor IF-1, with translation MAKKEDVIEVQGKVLETLPNAMFRVELENGHRVLAHISGKMRMHFIKILPGDTVTMELSPYDLSRGRIVYRAK
- the rpsK gene encoding 30S ribosomal protein S11, whose product is MAKPKKKSAKAKVKKNIPVGVAHIQATFNNTQVTFTDIKGNVVAWATAGVVGFKGSRKSTPFAARQTAEEAARRAMDHGMRSVDVHVKGPGSGRESAIRAIQAAGLTINVIRDITPIPHNGCRPPKRRRV